The Paracholeplasma brassicae genome contains a region encoding:
- a CDS encoding helix-turn-helix domain-containing protein → MSRTPRFSKETKIKAIKAYQTGIKSMLEIACELGCDVSSVKQWVRNYESMGSMAFEDKPRNQSYMKSFKLEVIKAYHDGKGSYAELAKQYQITSDSMIKSWVSKYNRHNEIKAYDPKGYVYMAKSRKVSYEEKLDIVKWTIEHNFEYKLAAEKFETAYSQVYNWVRKYNVEGEAGLKDERGKRKPVENLSEIEKLKREVELLRRKNERLEMEAEVIKKFQEIERRDILARSAKKPNTKR, encoded by the coding sequence ATGTCAAGAACACCAAGATTCAGTAAAGAAACAAAAATCAAAGCAATCAAAGCATATCAAACAGGAATCAAGTCAATGTTAGAAATCGCATGTGAATTAGGATGTGACGTATCCAGTGTTAAACAATGGGTCAGGAACTATGAATCGATGGGAAGTATGGCATTTGAGGATAAACCAAGAAACCAAAGTTATATGAAATCATTCAAATTAGAGGTGATTAAAGCTTACCACGATGGCAAAGGATCATACGCAGAACTGGCCAAACAATATCAAATAACATCAGACTCAATGATTAAGAGTTGGGTTTCCAAGTATAATAGACATAACGAGATCAAAGCGTATGATCCAAAGGGGTATGTTTATATGGCGAAATCAAGAAAAGTGAGTTATGAAGAAAAGTTAGATATAGTGAAATGGACGATTGAACATAACTTTGAATATAAACTCGCAGCGGAGAAGTTTGAGACAGCCTACTCACAAGTGTATAACTGGGTCAGAAAATACAACGTAGAAGGTGAAGCTGGTTTAAAGGACGAACGAGGCAAGAGAAAGCCTGTAGAGAATCTAAGTGAAATTGAGAAACTAAAACGTGAAGTTGAGCTTCTAAGACGGAAGAATGAACGTCTGGAGATGGAGGCTGAAGTCATAAAAAAATTCCAGGAGATCGAAAGGAGGGATATTTTAGCAAGATCCGCCAAGAAGCCAAATACAAAACGATAA
- a CDS encoding InlB B-repeat-containing protein, whose translation MFKRFGIVLFLLLVLLFTTGCGKKEDKTNESPKDKGFTITWQNDDGTVLEVDTDLIEGDTPVYDGNTPTKSTGNDYSLYVFKGWSPTIGQVNKNQTYQAVYELVMDTYEITWKDAEGNNLDVTTVKHGDLPRYILPKDTEEWDYVGWDKEVVIATADTTYHVVRKKQLYEVSYNSNGGSEVISVSTEYKTLVNEPAEPTKENHRFLGWYTDETLASEVVFPFEVKSNQTFYAAWNEQVPYLDYLNQLLTTYQVNPYSFVPNRLLPGANIKQENTLDLTYESNTNLGLVPFGGYGEQWQMVLENLNQATLFFNAFSSVEVIATSSVVAFHNYLDSNPDDEANYEFKQGIYTVNISIDGETVSYNLAYQTNLFGFGEVRVEIELNYDTLNKTKEGRIQAGEPNALKYKVDESNFEMAIKYGGIRRSYLELNRMDDVVEGKIVEYLGLDGQFSTNSSAMFFIDSSHVQVVGNKSSSMIGWSGTIVELYQISDGSLIGYEVRETISSITYNTLWFNLTDTTGITSIRKEVAPIENANKHLIYVNNQSTVFKTKTFGGFTLKNLSRRYDVEFRTQYFYYLDMNNELKSKSVLIPMLFIQQEKRTELLTDVMKENSYLLTFNLNVTEANQNNIITAYETLVDPFILQKDEITVSVIIEYIGK comes from the coding sequence ATGTTTAAGAGATTTGGAATTGTTCTATTTTTACTTTTAGTCTTACTATTTACCACCGGTTGTGGTAAAAAGGAAGATAAAACGAATGAGTCACCTAAAGACAAGGGTTTTACCATTACATGGCAAAATGATGATGGGACAGTCTTAGAAGTCGATACCGATTTAATTGAGGGTGACACCCCAGTTTATGACGGTAATACGCCAACTAAAAGTACAGGTAATGATTATAGTTTGTATGTATTCAAGGGCTGGAGTCCTACCATAGGACAAGTGAATAAAAACCAAACGTATCAAGCAGTGTATGAACTTGTTATGGATACCTATGAGATTACTTGGAAAGATGCCGAAGGAAACAACCTAGATGTCACAACGGTAAAACATGGGGATTTACCAAGGTATATCTTACCTAAGGACACAGAAGAATGGGACTACGTTGGTTGGGATAAAGAAGTTGTGATAGCTACGGCTGATACTACTTATCATGTTGTTAGAAAAAAACAATTATATGAAGTAAGCTATAATTCAAACGGTGGAAGTGAGGTAATTTCAGTTTCAACCGAATATAAGACATTGGTTAACGAACCTGCCGAACCAACCAAAGAAAATCATCGATTTCTTGGTTGGTACACCGATGAGACATTAGCGAGTGAAGTTGTTTTTCCATTTGAAGTCAAATCAAATCAAACATTCTATGCGGCTTGGAATGAACAAGTCCCTTATTTAGACTACTTAAATCAATTACTTACGACGTATCAAGTTAATCCGTACTCGTTTGTCCCTAATCGATTGTTGCCAGGTGCGAACATAAAACAAGAAAACACGCTAGACTTAACCTATGAATCAAATACAAATCTTGGACTAGTGCCATTTGGTGGTTATGGAGAACAGTGGCAAATGGTTCTAGAAAACCTAAACCAAGCGACGTTGTTCTTTAATGCATTTTCTAGTGTTGAGGTGATTGCAACCTCAAGTGTGGTTGCTTTTCATAACTATTTGGATTCGAATCCAGATGATGAGGCAAATTATGAATTCAAACAGGGCATTTATACAGTCAACATTTCGATTGATGGCGAGACAGTTAGTTACAACCTCGCCTATCAAACAAATTTGTTCGGATTTGGTGAGGTCAGGGTAGAAATCGAACTTAACTATGACACACTAAATAAGACTAAAGAAGGCCGTATTCAAGCGGGCGAGCCGAATGCACTTAAGTATAAGGTGGATGAATCAAACTTCGAAATGGCTATCAAATATGGCGGGATTAGAAGATCCTACCTTGAATTAAACCGAATGGATGACGTTGTCGAAGGAAAAATTGTTGAATACTTAGGGTTAGATGGCCAGTTTAGTACGAACTCAAGTGCTATGTTCTTTATTGATTCAAGTCACGTACAAGTCGTAGGTAACAAATCAAGTTCAATGATTGGTTGGTCAGGGACGATCGTAGAACTATATCAAATAAGTGATGGGTCATTAATTGGCTATGAGGTAAGAGAGACGATTTCATCAATCACCTACAATACGTTATGGTTTAATTTGACAGATACCACTGGCATCACTTCGATTAGAAAAGAAGTGGCTCCGATAGAGAATGCTAACAAGCATTTGATTTATGTGAATAACCAATCCACTGTTTTTAAAACAAAGACGTTTGGTGGTTTCACTTTAAAGAATCTATCCAGACGGTATGATGTTGAATTTAGAACTCAGTACTTTTACTATTTAGACATGAATAATGAGTTGAAATCAAAGTCAGTTCTGATTCCAATGCTTTTTATTCAACAAGAAAAAAGAACTGAACTGCTCACTGATGTTATGAAAGAAAATAGCTATCTATTGACATTTAACCTAAATGTAACAGAGGCAAATCAAAACAATATCATCACGGCTTATGAAACATTGGTGGATCCTTTTATTCTACAAAAAGATGAAATCACTGTATCAGTCATAATCGAATACATCGGAAAGTAA
- a CDS encoding pentapeptide repeat-containing protein codes for MNIKAPILRITDEEILDLNAYDTFIENIKFTNEAYPPFHVKNYTFNGVIFDRIIFNLAKFSNCTFIDCLFDSCDLSNLKLDHTLFQRVQFNECKLLATSFSEASFKDVSFLNSKTKYLNFTKTKFNLVLFKQTNLQEAYFIEPNIQKLEFDHCDLNKAEFSQANLKGVDLSDSIIDGVNFDYQSLRGLIIDANQASMLVGLLGVKVKD; via the coding sequence ATGAACATTAAAGCCCCAATCCTAAGAATTACTGATGAAGAGATCCTAGACTTAAACGCCTATGATACATTCATAGAAAACATTAAGTTTACGAACGAAGCTTACCCACCATTTCACGTTAAAAATTACACATTTAATGGCGTTATTTTTGATAGAATTATATTTAACCTCGCAAAGTTTAGCAACTGTACATTCATCGACTGTTTGTTTGACTCATGTGATTTATCCAACCTAAAACTTGATCACACCTTATTTCAAAGGGTTCAATTTAACGAGTGTAAACTACTTGCTACTTCTTTTAGTGAAGCCTCATTTAAAGATGTGTCATTTCTAAACTCAAAAACCAAGTATTTGAATTTTACAAAAACAAAATTCAACCTAGTTTTATTTAAACAGACCAACTTACAAGAAGCGTACTTCATTGAACCAAACATTCAAAAGCTTGAATTTGATCACTGCGATCTAAATAAAGCTGAATTTAGTCAAGCCAATCTAAAAGGCGTTGACTTAAGTGACTCTATCATCGATGGGGTTAATTTTGACTACCAGAGCTTAAGAGGCTTAATCATTGATGCCAATCAAGCTTCGATGCTTGTTGGCTTACTAGGTGTCAAAGTTAAAGATTAA
- a CDS encoding IS3 family transposase, with amino-acid sequence MLCEILLIVRSSYYKWLKHEETNEEKINHELSQLILEYHDEFKGILGYRRMTLWINKRNQTNYNVKRIRRLMKKLGVSSVIRRVRKGYIKVRPEITAENVLNRQFEANNPNEKWLTDVTEFKVIGSNTKLYLSAIIDLCDTSIISYKMGISNNNQLVNETFEKAFQLNPEAKPMVHSDRGYQYTNKVFQKKLTSRSMTVSMSRVGRCIDNGPMESFWGTLKSEMYYLTQFHDINQLKVAIDQYIQFYNKQRYQEKLKGLTPMEFRNQALKIESVI; translated from the coding sequence GTGTTATGTGAAATCCTTTTGATTGTTCGTAGCAGCTATTATAAGTGGTTAAAACATGAAGAAACAAATGAAGAAAAGATTAATCATGAGTTATCTCAATTGATTCTTGAATATCATGATGAGTTTAAAGGTATCTTAGGCTATAGACGGATGACTTTATGGATTAATAAGCGGAATCAAACGAACTATAATGTAAAACGCATCAGACGATTGATGAAGAAATTAGGTGTATCGTCGGTTATCCGTAGAGTGCGTAAGGGGTATATTAAAGTAAGACCAGAGATCACAGCAGAGAATGTCTTAAACAGACAATTTGAGGCTAATAATCCCAATGAGAAATGGTTAACAGACGTTACCGAGTTCAAGGTGATTGGATCGAATACTAAGTTATACTTAAGTGCCATCATCGATCTGTGTGATACCAGTATTATCAGTTACAAAATGGGTATATCGAATAATAACCAACTGGTAAATGAAACCTTCGAGAAAGCATTCCAACTTAATCCGGAAGCCAAACCGATGGTACACAGTGACCGCGGGTATCAATATACGAATAAAGTGTTTCAAAAGAAGCTCACTTCTAGAAGCATGACAGTCAGTATGTCTAGAGTTGGTAGGTGTATTGATAATGGACCGATGGAGAGTTTTTGGGGTACACTTAAATCAGAAATGTACTATTTAACCCAGTTTCACGACATCAATCAACTCAAAGTAGCGATTGATCAATACATCCAGTTTTATAATAAACAAAGGTACCAAGAAAAACTAAAAGGCTTAACTCCGATGGAATTTCGGAATCAAGCCTTAAAAATTGAATCAGTTATTTAA